In Equus quagga isolate Etosha38 chromosome 14, UCLA_HA_Equagga_1.0, whole genome shotgun sequence, the genomic stretch GACTGACTGACTTCTTCCATTTGCAAAAAGAGACTGAACATACCATGTCCATGGCTAACATCACAATCTTCATGCCGTCCATGTTGGCACTAATTGGAATCCCAGGCCTAGAGTCCGTGCAGTGCTGGATTGGGATCCCATTCTGTGCCATGTATCTCACTGCTGTGATTGGAAATTCTTTGCTTCTGATCATCATTGTATCAGAGCGTAGCCTCCATGAGCCCATGTACATTTTCTTAGGCATGCTGGCAGTCATAGATATTGCACTTGGTACCAGCATTGTCCCCAAGATGCTCGGAATCTTCTGGTTTCATATTCAAGAGATTTATTTTGATTCCTGCTTGCTTCAAATGTGGCTCATCCACACATTTCAGATCATGGAGTCAGGCATCCTGCTGGCCATGGCGCtggaccgctatgtggccatctgttaTCCACTAAGACATACTTCCATCTTCACCCACCAGCTAATCACCCAAATAGGGGCTGTAGTAACACTCAGGGCTGCCATTCTTGTAGCCCCATGCCTAGTACTTATAAAGTGTCGGTTCCAATTTTATCATACAACAATCATCTCCCACTCCTACTGTGAGCACATGGCCATTGTGAAACTGGCTGCAGAAAATGTCCGTGTCAACAAAATCTATGGTTTGTTTGTCGCCTTCACTGTTGGAGGGTTTGACCTCACATTCATTGCTTTGTCCTATATACAGATATTTATCACACTTTTTCGTTTGCCCCAGAAAGAAGCTAGGTTGAAAGCTTTCAATACTTGCATTGCTCACATCTGTGTCTTCCTCCAGTTCTACCTCCttgccttcttctccttcttcacaCACAGGTTTGGTTCTCATATCCCCCCGTATATCCATATTCTCTTTGCCAGCTTCTACTTGCTGGTCCCTCCATTTCTGAATCCACTTGTCTATGGTGCAAAGACCAAGCAGATTCATATTCATGGTGTAAAAATGTTCTGTTCATAAAGTCCACCTTGATTAATACCTTCGTGCCTTCCTCTTTATGCAATAACAATAGTCTCTCAAAActaaacaacacagaaaaattcCACATTATTTCCAATGCTTGatttattaattgattaataAATCAATTGATTAACTGTCAATTCACTAATGCTATTTAATTGTTTTGTGAAATTTCCCAggattttaagtgattttcagATCCTGATAGCCCATGACAACAGTCAGTTGGGTTGTGGATCTACCTGGGTAATGAGAGTAGGAaacacagaaagaacaaaatactgaACATCTGTCATTTCCTTTACTCTGTTATGTTTTAGTCCCTGCTTGAGTTTCCTCCTCTAAGAATTCTTCTCAGAACGATTCAGGAATTACTATGTATCTCTCACTAATTTAAATGTGCCCACGGCATATTGTTCTAGGTTTCTAGGTACTCAATGAAAACAAGTGTTGATTGCGTTTCTTGATCTTcccagtcatttaaaaaataaaaaatcagaggaaaTGCATCTTAACCATGTTctaccaaataaaacaaaacaacaacaataataaaaaaaactctttaaGGGTCTAATAAGGCAACAAAGTCTAAAAATAACCGTACATTTCCAGGGTCTTTCAGAGAGTTATAGGCACAAAAATCAGGAGAACTCATGCTTTCCATTTTATACAATACTTTTTCTGCTACCTCCACCATCTACTTCTTTATTAATTCACCAAATGTTATTACAAACCTACAATATCATAAGTATTATGCCAGAAATTAGTGGCATAGCAGTAAATTTGATACATTGGTTCTTTCATAATTTTGCAGCCTTACATTTCTGAGAAAGAGAGTaaggaaaataggagagaagtATAGTGGCCTACACAGATTGTGGGGTTAGCCAAGAGAATGAAGCGTTGAATCTAACTGAAAGCCTCAGTCAGGAGAgttacatttgttttgttttctattctaaGCAGGAAGTCTGATTCTTGAGGAATGATGAATGAGTGGCCAAGCAAATAAGAACACACTGTGCCAAGTAGATGATAGAGGAGATTTAAACTAAAGAATGTGATTTAAATTCACtgcacagtttatttttttctttcaatgtaaGGAGCAATCCGGAAAATACAAATATCAGGAATGGCTGTAGGTGCTGTGCAGAGTTGTTGTACTTTATTCTGAAAGCTA encodes the following:
- the LOC124225477 gene encoding olfactory receptor 52A1-like, with protein sequence MSMANITIFMPSMLALIGIPGLESVQCWIGIPFCAMYLTAVIGNSLLLIIIVSERSLHEPMYIFLGMLAVIDIALGTSIVPKMLGIFWFHIQEIYFDSCLLQMWLIHTFQIMESGILLAMALDRYVAICYPLRHTSIFTHQLITQIGAVVTLRAAILVAPCLVLIKCRFQFYHTTIISHSYCEHMAIVKLAAENVRVNKIYGLFVAFTVGGFDLTFIALSYIQIFITLFRLPQKEARLKAFNTCIAHICVFLQFYLLAFFSFFTHRFGSHIPPYIHILFASFYLLVPPFLNPLVYGAKTKQIHIHGVKMFCS